DNA sequence from the Oryza brachyantha chromosome 5, ObraRS2, whole genome shotgun sequence genome:
TTCTTTAGGACTAGCAAGTTTTGTAGGAAGATACGAGTAGTCCTGGTGGGGTTCAAGGAGGACTCTATATCTCTTTCGTGCTTAACGACACCATATTTATCTTCTTTGGATTTTATCTAAACCCatagaatatttttctacTAAAAACATGGTATGTGCATGGTACTCTGCCTTATGTGCGCATGTGGGATATCCCATATATAGAACTCTAACACAAAAAGGCtttcgaaaaaaataaagttgcatcattttgctttttggaagaaaaagtgAAACGACTTacttgcaacaaaaaataatttctgaaaaaaaaatcttttatatacgtgtccacaacgatttaaaagcaaatgttatataaaaactgcaatgaaaaaacataaaatcaactctaaaattaaattttacaattcaaaatttggcttacaAATAGTTGTAGAAGCGAAACATGGTAGCATATAGTTCTTTTTCTCGGTGCCAGGGTAATTGGTGCCAAAGCTGACATCTAGAGGGTTGCTGTCAAAGAGATTGGTATCAAGGGCTTATTTATGAATCAatcattttagaatattcccTTAGAAGGGTGGatatgtaattaaattatagtgCAAATAAGCCCTCGTCATCAAACACACACCGACACCGAAGTcctattcataaaataaagtaatttgCTAATAGTTTCTTGGGACCAATTTACTTGGCAACGATCCCTTTGTATGAGCGgatgatttttaaaatggCTAAAATGTGAAAACTCCATCCTAGTTGAGCCTCTTGAGCCTAATCTGCTTTCCCCTGTTTGTTTCctttacaaaaatttaatggaCCTATGACAGTAGTCGGATGCAACTAATGCAAATGCcgaagaaatttttttattttttaaatatttttaagaaataattttattactaaacctctaggaaaaatatttccaccgcATGAACCTTTTGACCACGTCACCAATATTGGCGTGGCCAAACGGGTTGCCACGTCATTATTGGTGGCGTGACAGCATTGTCTTGTCACGTCATGCCATGCCCGAACAGGTGGCGTGGTAGCGTTGCTTTGCCACGTCACCAGCACTgccgtggccaaaaggttcagttttggaaatattttccttggagatttagtaataaaattatttcttaaaaatgttaaaaaattaaaaaaaatttgatgccGATGTGCTCGATTGCAAGGGAATTGGTCACATTTTTTCTCCCCGCGAATTGACCGGCACACATCCTAGGCGTATCCAGTGAAAGTATGGAGACTCTCTCCACGCTTAGGAGCTTTGGTGTTGGTGGCTGGTATGAACCTGAATGCACGGCTGCAAGCAGTAATAGGTCATAATGTTAAGCGAAACAATTGTGTGGCCTTTGATGACCTGAGTGGAATTAATGCCGTCGTTGTCGATAGACAAacttagaaattaaaaattgtGATTTCTAATATTTGAGGTATTGCAGTAGTTATATTCTATTACAGCACATATGGTTTATTTACCGTTCCAATAACTTAAGATTTATAGGctaatatgtttgattatgtAATTCTCCCCTTGACAGAGACATTTTTAGAGGTACAAcgagaaataaatttatatagatgtagGCTTTAGTGGGCCAAGCCAACCAATTCTATGCTCCATGTGCCATAAAGGCCCACCATCAGCGTGTCATCATCCTTCTTCACCGACCTTTGACATGTTTTGTGAAGACCCTTCCTATCAAAGGCTTGTGGTTGCTAGAGAAGACATATTAATTACCACACAAAGTCTTCCCCTAGTGAAGGCTCTAGTTCAATGAAGTCCCTTTCGACCCAAGGGCTCACTGGACCGTGGTTCAGCTCAGCTAGCTTGAGACATTTAACGGGCTACATAGCCTCCAATACAATACCATCAGAAGCATATCTGAGGGAAGTTATATAACTTTGCGCACGACTTCTTGATCGTCATGGAGTGGACAGTATCATACAATATATTATCCATAGATATAAGAGAAAATTCAAGAAATGCTATTGACAAACATCCAATTTCAAAAATACCATCGACAAATACGAGTTACATGAAATATTATTGTACAACATACTTTGTCTCATAAATCCCAGTTAGTATCCATTCATTAAGTGATGTAAGATGACCAATGCAATTAATGTTGCGAGATAGAAAAAACCTAACAACGACCATGTTTCTATGACAAAATCGCTTGTATGGTTACATTGCGTGAAAATCCCACTTGTCGATGCTATTTTCTGAACTTGGCATTttcaatgatatttcttagatttACTCCAAATTAAGAAAATCACCCTACTTTTATCAATAATTaagatattaaaaatacaacTAAGATTATCATATTTAACGCTAATTTGAGAAACTGAATTAACAACtgatatgatatttgttataatttttctcaACAAGATCTTAAAATCTCTTTCTGGTGGTGAcgaattaagaaaaaaacaaaatctcaCATATCTCTCAACAACGGAAGTATGGAGTACCGTACCTCCGTTGATGCGTAAGAACATGTACAATAGcggactataagccagctataaacatgttttaatgagataagagaggagagcagtGAGCTATAGATTTGTAACAAACTGTAGCACGAACTCcaagacacaatgtgtgtatgatagaTCGGTGGGAcatgatagtatatattttgtatgtagctattgtatgaattggctattaggcTATTCTCAGCGGTTTCTTTCATTTCATAGTTCTCAAGTGTGACACATAAGCGTTCTAGTTTCTtcggtgaaataaaaaaacatctctCAGTTGTCATCTCTTTCATTTCATAGTTTCATATACTTGATAAGCCATTAAATTCCTGCATGAAAGTAATTGTTGCATGAGAGGAAAATATGAGATGGACCCCGCACGTGATCTAGATGAAAGAAAGGTTTGGCCTCAATTGACTTTTATCCGGCTTTCATTTGTTTGGAAACAATGTCACGAGCCTTTCACTAGGACGAAAGagttctcttctttttcctaattaaattcttatcatttcataaaaaaattttaatgtggcacctaattaatatcaaataaaaaaaccattaaaaataattttaaattgactGTAGATAAATTAAAGGTAGAAGTTGGCTATACTACTCAGCTTGCTCAAGCGCCCAGCTGCAGGAGTATTACTGCTCTGCTCGTGTGCCACCAAACTGCCCCACGCGTAGCCGCTTCGAGTCCACGCGCGCGGCCGTGTCGTATCGTACGTACGGTAACCGGCGTACTGTACTgcccatctccgccgccgtcgtacgtacgtactacaCGCGGCCGCCGGTCGCGCTCTCGCGTATATACATGTCGTACTACCCGTAGGCCAGCCACTGCACTGGAAAGAGAGAGCAGCAGCGCGCAGCATCGATATATATACTAGCAGCTGCTATGGACATGGGCGGCAtggccccgccggcggcgccggcgccggcgaagaaGGCGCGGTACATGCACATGACCTTCTTCTGGGGCAAGAACACGGAGGTGCTCTTCACCCTGTGGCCCGGCACGAGGGGCGGCATGTACGCGCTCGCGCTCGTCTTCATGTTCGCGCTGGCCGTGCTCCTCGAGTTCCGCGCCTACCGCGCGCTGGAGGCCCGCCTCGcccggcgcgcgccgcgcgccgccgtggcgctCCGCACGGCCGCGCACGCCgtgcgcgtcggcgtcgcctaCCTCATCATGCTCGCGCTCATGTCGTTCAACGGTGGCGTgttgctcgccgccgtcgcgggcCACGCCGCCGGGTTCCTGGCGTTCAGGACCGGCCTGTGCGgcgggccggcgccgccgctggcggAGGACCGCAAGAACGACCCCGTGTGCTGCTAGGTGCTCACCTTGCTGCCTGGTGATGTTCATGTGACCTTCTCGCTTCTTGCAtagttgcatgcatgtttcGTGTCCTTGCGTCtcaagaaaaattaaatttttatctacGAATCTTAGTCAAAGTTTATATCTAGATTCGtggttagaattttttttttctgggatGGATGGTGTATGTGTGTACATAACTCTATACAGCATACATGTGATTGAGAAACTTTTGAACCGATGaattgtttgttttcctttgtaAGGGTCACATGTGTGACATACGTTGTATGGAAGTTTCTTGATGGTCATCTCAGATTGAAATCTTTTTTGAGTGTTGTGCTGCTGTGAAACTGTAATTGTACTGTCTGTCACTCTTTTTATGATGCTTCCACCTGGCTGTAATTTCAATTGCTGCACAGATTGGTTATATAGTGTACCTGTGGCATTGCTCTTCAATCCATACTTGTTTGCATCTAGATCCAAACATTAGTATGGATACATGTTCAAGATAGGAGTACTTTCTACGTAGTAGTACTATCTCCTTTTATCATTTTGAAGGTTCTCACATTCCTATGGCTGCTCATAGGGCTCGTTCAGAACAGAGGACTTCTTTTTAATGAATTTCTCAGGAATTAAATCAATTCGTttgaaaatcctataaaattgaTGTGTTAAGAAGGAGCCCTAAAGTTAAAAGTGTTCTAAAACAAGAAATCATTCCATTTATACAAGAGTTGAGCTGTTTAGAATTAACATCTTAAAACAACACACatgatctttttctttttggaagaGTACAACTCGAGACACACACGAACACACACCacaacacacgcacacacacgcGTGCGCATCCCTACCATATGCTTATGATTTTATGGTGCGCATGTGTGCGAGGGAAAAAATTCCCGGACGAGACATACGAGTTGCGATCGAAGAGATCGAACTCTCACGGACTAGCTCGCGCGCCCGTGCGGCTAACCAACCGAGTACCGCTCGGTCCTCACAGCACACATGATCTTGAATCGATTAGCACACTGAGTATTGGATTTCAAGAACTGTTTGGTCGCCGAATACCGACTCCTAGCTAGCTTCATCGATACCAGGGGCTATCATCTGCTATAATACAACATGTATAACTATTCGATGTAGTATTTTACTGATAGCATTGTACTatcaatagaaaaaatatactttttactttgttaattacttgattagcagtatttttgtaattttattttttacaacaaaaatgacgatattaccccttcaaatATCTAGTTCACCTAATATCGTTAGTAATATAATTCAATCACAGTtgttcgataaaaatagatcaacgatatggattaaattctactataGTAAAATGTACTGGAGTCGGCCCATGCAATATATGGGTATTTCCGTTTATCCCCACTTGGTTGCCAATGAAAATAGGTGGAATTCAGAAAAATGAATATCTACTGAAAACTTGAAttacactttattttttaaaaaaaattggttgatTTACCAAGCGGTGAATTGATTCGTACTGGTTGGATAAGACTGATAACCATGATAATTAATTGGGTGATTCCCGTCCCATTTGTTAACTCTGCACCACACCAGTCAAGTTGATTCTTTAAGCGGCGTGGGAGCTCGCTGTCAAGTGTCAACTTTCTGATGTTTTCTTACATTATCCACGGCTGTATTCTGCGATAATGCACTGCCAACACAACCCAAACAATAATTTATCCGTACCCAATTGAAACAGACGTATCTCTTTCATTTCCATGCgttcgtttctgcttatgcttataagacaaaatttaaatttttaatcttaaatttagggttgaATTGAGGTTtactgtagtttattttttagttttagcttttagattgccaataatatgtatataaaaatcttattcataaactattttttatttacaaatatattattttgtttttccataaaaataccaaacaaTCAACCCCTTTCGTCATATAATTGTACTATTCGATTGGTATAAACACCTCGGTCGCACGTCATACGTGACAAATTAAATCACCACCATCCATTTTCTGAGTGGCAGTTAATTGGTCAGTTGTGCTTCAGActtaaaatataccatttgtaaATACTTAAATGTTGCCACGACAATTCAAACTTCCAAAGGaaaccccattttttttttcattcccgCCGCACACAGGATTTCTCCCATTAACATTATGCGTCCGAAATTCGGAATCCACCTTTAATGGGGCAGTTTTTCAGTCCTGGAGCTATTGAGCCGAGCTATATCCTCGACTGGAAAATGTCAAGTATTTCCCGGCTTAAATTCCAGGGGCTCATCCACCGATTTGTCACCACAAGCcatgtttttatattcatataatgTTGTAATAGCAATAAGGAAACCAATTAGCTTCAAGATAAGTTTAGGAAgagtaaattatttataattcatGTTCTCTTACCAGAACCTCTGCTGTCAGGTGCTAGGGCtgtttttattctctttttagggagagagagagagggagaggcgtTAACTGATAGTTCTCAAAAGCAGCACATGCAAATCTCGATTTGCCACTCAGTGAGTGTTCACAGTAActcatctaaaatttaattattcatgtTGTTATTTGGTtaacttctaaaatattttctctcttaatATCAGTCATCAATTTAACAGAACATTAATATTAAATCCTCtaaatactttattaatattttataatcatgttCTTTCGTGTTGTTCTTAATCTCTTCTCTTGACATTGAAAATTAAGATATGGAATGAGAGAAACTCTAAATAtcgagtttatttttgttatatacaTGATgctcttttttaaataagataatataaaatatctattaaaacattttttctcagatattttattttcaggaCGAATGATAAGTTTAAGTATCTGCTACAAATATTCTAAACCACTTTTACTTTAGCCTCCTTTTCTCGGAACCAGTGTGGGCAAACAAGGCAGAGCAGCCCACAGGCCACAATACTGTGGTATTGATGCCCGACCGTGTCCGGCCGAGCGATCGAGCAGGAAAGCAGCTGGCAAGGTACCGCACGTCGCGCCCAAAATATTTGGGCCGTGGGTTGTTTGCAGCTGGCCAAGCTGCCTACAAACGCAATAAGCACAGCGGCCCACTTAATTACGCGGctagcataaatataaatttatgttataatataaaattatttaattttttttccataactgtttttaatatttaactaatatttttaaaaaaagctgAACATTACCTATCATTTggtttctaattttataatttttaaagtcgCACCAATCAACATCACCCTACTCCTTTGCTGCTTTTTCACTTCCAATCCTGCCCTTTGGTCACCCTTTTCTTTGTTGTCATCAGGATTTTAAATATTGAGCCGTGTCATTATTGACTTATTGGGATTATCTTTGTATAGTTACTAAAAGTCTTGATAGTTACCTTCACCGCCCTACACCTTTGTCACCCCTTGACTCACCCTCTGGCTGCTCCTCTTCCACGTTACCTAGATACGCTTACGTATGAATTTCACATTTTGTTTAGAAACTTTGTAAATTGCTAAGGCAccatttagttcccaaaacctttttcctaaaaacatcgcatcgaatctttggccatctaaatgaaacattaaacagagataaaataaaaaaactaattacatagttatgaaaaaaatcgtgagatgaatcttttgagcctaattagtgcatgattagctataagtgctacagcaacCCATATGTACccatgacggattaattaggctcaaaagattcgtctcgcagtttccagatgagctatgaaattcgtttttttttattcgtgtccgaaaactccttttAAACGTTCAATGTAaccaccaaatttttttttttacaaattaaacaCACCCAAAGTTTGTATGTGTTGTTCGGTCGCTCTGAGCTCTTTTTCCTAGCAAGGTTGAGTCATGTCCATGTCACCAGCTTTAATTTCTTCACCTAGCATGCATGCTTGTTTGTCCCGCCCTACTCCTTCACTCACTCGCTTGCTCACCTGCCGCCCTTCTCTTTGTTGTCATTAGGATCATAAAAACTGAGGGATTGTCCTCCATAGTTTTGTGTGGATCTAAATAATTCACGTAGAGttagatttaatatataattctaaaattttatttctattgcCATTATGTAGAATTATctttgaattttataaattcttatcttctatttctataggtttggattggatttcatatacaactcttagattatatttctataaatataattatattttgaatataaatatatcgatcAATATATACTGTTATAATCTAAACCCATTGTGATTGAACGGTTAAGATCCCTTTCTTTTTTAGGGGTTCCTGTGCAATTTTTATAGAgctagataaaaatataatttaaacaCAATTATAGTTTTGACTCAAAGTTTAAAAGATAGTTGAAATTCATATAGaactattaaatgataaaacagaAACGGATTTTATACATAACCCTGcctttcttttctgtttccATACATACAACGTACTTTAAAAGTGAATTAGATTTGGTATAaaactcttaatttttttctatatatagttgtattttGTATCTAACTATATTAGTCAATCTACGCTGTTGTAATTTGGACCCGCTGTGATACgacgaaaaaaatattttcctttttcttcaataaatttgataataagaatttatgaatttagtAGAGAAGACGTGAAGAATCATATTACCTCTGTTACTTTCTAGCCTAgactaaattcatatagttgttaatgaatctagacatatatacaaattatatacattcatcaatggatgaatctagacaagccTAGAAAATATTACGATATGAAACGGtcaaacggaggtagtagtaaacAATGAttccaaaattatatatgtactatttaatagtgtctCCCAGATATCTATTATAGTTTGGTTTCCCACCGCCAAATCATGTGATTTTGCAAAGATATTATCACAGAATCATATATAGAGTATTTAAGATTCACATAGACATATTCTAGCTCTGCTTCCTATTGGTAAATTAAATCACTTTGCTATTGCCATACGTAAAACCAAATCTGGCGTTGTTTTGTATTAACACATGTCTGTTTTCGTTTATAATGCCGATAAGTTtccaattatttatttataattgttaAATCTCAACCATTGAAATATATGCTTACTATCATCTAGTGGTTAGTATTTTTCGTCTTTTCTCTGATTAACATGGTAATTTCTAGGCTTTAAAGCAAATGTGATGACTTCTTTCAAAGCTATCTTTATAGGTAGGTAAGTAGGATCAAGGCCTACCGCGTGCTCCATTTCCACAGTCGACCTAGCCCATgcattttttacttataccGTTTATTCTATCGTTGACGCATCCATCCTATCCTCAAAATTGAGTAAAAACATGAATGAACGGCGCCTCCCCCCTAGTTCCAACGATGGCGGTGACCTCCCTCCAGCTCTAACAACTGTGACCACGACAAACTCTCTCCTACAAGCTCCTTCCATCATCCGTCCTCGGCCCTCCATTCCAAATCAAATCGAGACGAGATCGAGTGCAAGCAAGTAGGATCTAAGGCAACAACGGGCTTTAGATCTAGGTCAGTCCCCACTTTCTCCACTATGACCGTCACCCCGTGTCGCCACCTAGCcggccacctccccctcccatttgctttgctttgcccCCGCCACCAACACTATCCACTAACCTCTCCCAATCCTACGACACCGACATTGCTATCATCGTCTCATCGATCGCCCTTATCCGCCTCCCACCATCACTCTGCCACCTTTCTGATAGGCATGTTCAAACCCTGAGTTAGGACTTAGGCGGGGCTTCGAGCCCAACAATCCATAGGAAAAAGTTTGGCCAAAAAACCTAAAGCCGAGCCTAACAATTCACATGAAAACAAAGACCACGCGTTCTTTGGCTGAGCTaagatttttctaattttgggACTTTGTCAGgcttttaataaatttagaggcTTGTTCATGTTTCCAGCCTTCAATATCTAGGCCTGGATCCAACCCGCTACACCGTCAGCCTAACTTGAACATGCTTACTCCTCAGCCATTCCTCTAAGCCCAAGAATCACCCAGCCTCAGTGCCTCTCCCTAGTGCTGCGGTGCTGCCCTCATCTCCCCAACCCCACCCCAAAACCCTAATTCGCATGGATGGTGCCACGTTGCGACGTGTTCACGCGTCCGCCACACGCGCACACGTTTGCGAATTAGGAGTTCCGTTTAGCCGCGGGCTACAACCTACAAACAGGACTTGTCATGTCGCAGGATACGTAACGTTATGCCGATAATCTCGTACAGTAACcctatattttctattaaaaaaacccaCAGTAAAAGTGATATCGCCAGGTGACGGTAACCACTAGCAAATCAGAAAGAAAACTCCGGCAGGAAATTCACAAAGCTGTGGGATTTTGTGCTGTGATGTTCTGCTCTTGGCAGCAAATCTGGTTTCTCATGAATAAATCAGGAACCGGATGGTTACCAACAGCAAGTGCTCTTTCAACCTCTTGTGTATTATGAGTGAGCTATTTGCCTATTGTATTTGAAAGAATACAGCAGTTCCAGATAGTGGCTTCTACGGCTCACTGCGATTTACAGTTCAGAACTTGGATTCTTTGGCCATTCTGGTTAATCTTACCCAAAGATGTATAGCTGGTGTTGTAACACCAAAAATTCTGTACTGGTGTCTCCAAAATTACAAGGGGAGCTAGGCTGTTACCTTAAATCCTACAGTCAACCTATGGGGGTGTATCCAATGCAAGAATGGAGATTCTTCCCTTTCCACGTTTAGGAGCGTTGAAGTTGGTGGCTGGTATAAACCCTTGAAGCACGGTTGCAAGCATTAGCAGGTCATAATGTTGAGCGAAACGATTCTGTAGATCTTGGTGACCTGAGTGGAATGCCATCAGCAGCAGATCTGAGGGGAATTCCTTCACCAGCAAAACCATCTTCCTCCGCATGTTTAGGCAGTCGGATAGGTAAGTTCGTTGGGAGACCTGTGATGACAATGAATAAGAATTTACCAATGGGTTCCATTTCAAGTCAAGAGGAGATGAAATGAGGTCATACCATCCACCATATCCTTCGTCTTGTGAAGAAGAAATGTCCCAGAAAGGATAGTAACAAAACCACACATCTCTGTGACAATTTGCGTTGGATCTTGACGATCCCAATCCTGCATGCGGACAGGATTGCATCAACACAGTTCTGAAGCACTGCCAGTGGGGATTGAGGAAAGCAAAAAGGGACTGATGCATCATTTTTATAAATCAGCTTGGCCAATATAATGTGTAGCATTAACATGATTCAGAAATTCATTATTGTATGGAAGACCTTTGTAGATTATGTTTCAATATATACTCACAGACCTTTGTAAGCGGTAAGTGGATATCAGTCAGGATATTTAAGTGGAATTTGGATATCAAACAGGATATTTAAGAGGAATGTGAATAACTGGATATCAATCATCTATAACCGCATTATGGCAGATGCAGCAAGCAAACATGATGGGTGGTCATTTAGGAAGATGGATGCAAAGTTCAGTGGCCAAGGTCAAAAACTGAATGCTAAGTCCCaacatgtttttaaaaaatatcaaaggATAAGTCATGACTCAAGAGTCGATTTGATGTGTAGAGCTGCACAATTCAAATACACAATGTATAAAAAGATTGATTTTGATTCAAGCAGCGGATTCATTAAAAAAGAAGAGTACTTCTGGTATATTGCTATCTATATTAAACAAGATCAGTTCATTAGTTTATAGTGTCACCATCACTTATTAAGATGGCAGATAAGCAATGTTTGGTATAAATTTATgtcaacaaataaattaagattaaaatacgTTGTTACCTTGAACATGATTACACTGGCCAAAATGGTCAAGGATGTAAACATCGTATAATATATGGGCGAAACTACTGCGGTGTTGAACGTGTCAAGGGACTGCAAAAGTGGACTGTCAAATTCAAAGCCATAGAGTACAAGCCATATGTATAAGACTTTCATATGCTAAACAGTTTTATTCAGTCCATCTTCCATACTTCTTTTCCCTCTTGGCATGCCCAAACTATCCTATAGCATAAATGTTGATCATACCTTGTTCAGATAGTTCATTTGTGTTACTATGCATGTAACTACAACAAGTAAGAACACCCATGTCTGTGGATAAACAAGCTGGTTCATCCCTGAAAATGTCAGCTTCAAGGCTATCCCAAGAGCTTTGACACTCATGACCTGCCAGATAAAGCAGTTTACAGAATGAATCCATTTAAACCATAAATCGACTAAGAAGGTTGCTGCAAATACGCATCAAGAATTATTAATGGGTGCACATGCATACCGATAAGGATCCCACAAGAGAACAAACACCAATATACACCATGATATGGGTCTGACCATACTGTGGGACAAAATGGAATATGAGCACAAAAGCTGCTGCAAGCACAATGGCTGCATACAGTAGGaatgctgaaaaaaaaataaaagttaaaaattagtccttgaaaaataaatgtcTAAGTGAAGTCgctattttctaaaatttttacattataaaGTTGTGTATGAGGGTAGGTACCTGGTTCAGTAGCAAGATCCCATACTTCTGCCACGGACTCAATTTGACGCTCTGGAGGGGCATGAAGCACAATAGTTGTCGAACCAACAACACAAAGAATACACCCAAGTATACCAAATATGTGTAGCTTCTCCCTCAAAATAATGTGTGCAAGAACGGCACTGTAAGAAAGGATGCCAATATTATCAGAATTACTGGATTATACACAGAA
Encoded proteins:
- the LOC102711532 gene encoding copper transporter 2 produces the protein MDMGGMAPPAAPAPAKKARYMHMTFFWGKNTEVLFTLWPGTRGGMYALALVFMFALAVLLEFRAYRALEARLARRAPRAAVALRTAAHAVRVGVAYLIMLALMSFNGGVLLAAVAGHAAGFLAFRTGLCGGPAPPLAEDRKNDPVCC
- the LOC102699313 gene encoding probable magnesium transporter NIPA4, which encodes MGVARLGRWVEGMSADNVKGLLLALSSSLFIGASFIVKKKGLKKAGASGVRAGVGGYSYLLEPLWWAGMTAMIVGEIANFAAYAFAPAILVTPLGALSIIISAVLAHIILREKLHIFGILGCILCVVGSTTIVLHAPPERQIESVAEVWDLATEPAFLLYAAIVLAAAFVLIFHFVPQYGQTHIMVYIGVCSLVGSLSVMSVKALGIALKLTFSGMNQLVYPQTWVFLLVVVTCIVTQMNYLNKSLDTFNTAVVSPIYYTMFTSLTILASVIMFKDWDRQDPTQIVTEMCGFVTILSGTFLLHKTKDMVDGLPTNLPIRLPKHAEEDGFAGEGIPLRSAADGIPLRSPRSTESFRSTL